The Henckelia pumila isolate YLH828 chromosome 2, ASM3356847v2, whole genome shotgun sequence genome includes a window with the following:
- the LOC140878612 gene encoding uncharacterized protein, with protein sequence MDLQGYELSPVKTALYGFAGHTIQPRGEMLLPITLGLGYEKRTVMTRFKLVEAPSSYNVILGRPAMNAFRDVASAYHQKIKFPVGDKIGKEGGQGGREVCSVEESKGEYEKVKLVPGKEGKSVKIARDLETNLAEQLKSCLIRNRDVFAWSQDDLMGVPSHVAEHKLNITLGSRLVLQKKRNFGPEKDRVIAEQVQELLRAGHIKEVQFPTWLSNVVMVPKAAGKWRMCMDLGI encoded by the exons ATGGATCTGCAAGGGTATGAATTGAGCCCGGTAAAAACAGCCCTGTATGGATTTGCCGGGCACACCATCCAACCTCGAGGAGAGATGTTGCTGCCCATAACCTTAGGGTTAGGATATGAGAAAAGGACGGTCATGACAAGATTCAAACTAGTAGAAGCACCCTCTTCCTATAATGTCATCTTGGGAAGGCCGGCTATGAACGCTTTCAGAGACGTGGCCTCAGCTTaccatcaaaagatcaaattccCCGTGGGAGATAAG ATCGGGAAGGAGGGAGGCCAGGGAGGAAGAGAAGTTTGTTCCGTGGAAGAATCTAAGGGCGAGTATGAAAAGGTGAAGCTGGTGCCCGGGAAAGAAGGGAAATCTGTCAAGATTGCCCGGGACTTGGAAACAAATTTGGCCGAGCAATTGAAAAGCTGCCTCATTAGGAACAGGGATGTGTTCGCCTGGTCTCAAGATGATTTGATGGGAGTTCCATCTCATGTCGCAGAGCATAAACTTAACATCACCCTTGGGTCCAGGCTTGTGctacaaaagaaaagaaattttgGGCCTGAGAAGGATAGAGTGATTGCTGAACAGGTTCAGGAACTATTACGGGCTGGGCACATCAAGGAGGTGCAATTTCCTACATGGCTGTCCAATGTAGTGATGGTGCCGAAGGCTGCAGGGAAGTGGCGGATGTGCATGGATCTAGGGATCTAA